In Symmachiella dynata, the following are encoded in one genomic region:
- a CDS encoding co-chaperone GroES, with translation MAKKASKGGMKIVPLGDRVVLRREAAETTTAGGIVLPDSAASKPQRGEVISVGDGHMTGEGKRLPLTVKPGDKVIFSSYGGDEIKVGDEELLLMRESDILAVY, from the coding sequence ATGGCAAAGAAGGCCTCGAAGGGTGGAATGAAGATTGTTCCGTTGGGGGACCGCGTGGTGCTCCGTCGCGAAGCTGCCGAGACAACAACAGCCGGCGGTATCGTTCTGCCCGACTCCGCGGCCAGCAAGCCGCAGCGTGGTGAAGTCATTTCCGTCGGAGATGGACACATGACCGGCGAAGGCAAGCGTCTTCCCCTGACCGTCAAACCGGGCGACAAGGTGATCTTCAGCTCCTATGGCGGAGACGAAATCAAAGTCGGTGACGAAGAGTTGCTGTTGATGCGTGAATCGGACATTTTGGCGGTTTACTAA